The DNA window TGAAACAAGACAGCTGCTAGCATTTATGGAGCAATCACTCTGCACCCTCACGAAAACCTGGCAACCACTCTGTTATTAATCCTAGTTTACATATAAATAAACCgattgtttttgtaaatttcccCCATAGTCTTTCCATTAGTAAGAGGGAAGCCAGGATTTAAATTATCCCTGCCCAACTCCAGACCTGGGCTCAATAGCGTGGACCACTTAGCATTTGAGGGCCTCCTATCAGGGGAGGCCCAGGGGTGGTCATTTTAGCTGATTTAACTAATGATATCAATCAGGCTCTATTATGATGATCCCAGCTGGCCTATCGAGTTGAGGTGTCACAGAAATGCCGCCGTTTCCTGTACAGGCCCAGGGCTTCCCACTGGGCCTTCTGATCATCAGAATCTCAGGACTCAGAATCCCAGGACTCAGATGACAGAAGACAGAAAGACTGAAGTTCTCTCGGTTGCCAGTTTCCGCATATCAAAGAGACGCATTGCTGGCAGGTCCCCACTCAGACATGGATGGTCACAGTACCCGCCACCTGAGTCCTCCCTGTGTGGAGACACCCTCCTACCAGTGGGCCCTGACCCAAAGATGTCATCGGATCTTTTTTACTCTTTGTTTCACTGGGAGCAAAAAAGTCACTCTTCAGACAGGTCTCCCGTGCTAGGTGAGTCCATAGGCACAGAAGGAACCGTTCATGCACTGGAACGTCATAAAGATTTGCTGATTTTTTCCAGTGTTTCGTTGGGCTAGGCGCCCCTATCATCAAACGACACTGGGCACCCAGGGAAGGAAAAGTCTGGAAGTTCCCCCAACTTCACCCCCTAAAGACCACATGGCTGCAGCCTAGGGAAGAGTTAACTTTCTGGCCACTGGAGACAGCGTCCTGCCCGCAGGGGCTACCCAGCCAATGGCACTCAATGCTGATGATGTCATGCTCCTCCCGCGCCTTCTATTGGGGACTGGACAGCGAATCCTGCTGGAGGCTCAGGCAGCGGAGCCGAGGCGGGGcgggggcagaggaggaggagggggaagggcaAGGAAAGGAGAGCAAAGCCACACAGAGCTACCTACTcctgcctcttccctccctccacttCCCTGTGCCTTCCGACAGAAGGTGCCCCGGGGGACCGCCCCTTACTGGAGATAGAAAAACAGCGGCTTTGGTCCAGAGGAGCGGGCTGAGGGCTCCCATTCCCAATCGCAGAAAACAGACATCTAGCCTGCCCACCAGGCGGACAGGGAGCAGGGTGCCTAGGGCAAGGGCCAGGATACGGTGCACGGACAGGCGCGCAGACAGGCATACACGTGCACCCCCAGGCGTGCACAGCCGCAGCTTCCTTGGCagcaccctccctcccccagcccagacTCCTGCCTTACCTGCCTGAGGACTGAGGGTCTGCGTCCACGCTGCTGCCCCTAGCTGCCCCATCCACGTCGCTGGGCTCTCTGTGGGAGCAAGAGTAGGCAGGAAGAGCTGTGGCTGTGCCCAGTCCCTCCCTGTCCCTCCACAGGTCCCGGCCGTATTGGGCTATGGGACTGGAGGCTGCAACTAGAGCCTTTGAAGCTGTAAGTTCCCCTGCTCTGAGACTGAGCTCTCAAGGGTTCCTCAAAATGCCCTCCCAGCCCCCCTGAAGGTCCAGGCAGCCTCTGCCCACCTTCAGCTTGGTGGCAGCCCAGCCCCATGGTTCCCCCCAACCACCACCAACCGCCAGCCATAGCCCGGTCAGTTTCTCACGGTTGGACTCGGTTGGCAAATCGGCGGCGCCAGAGCATGGCCAGGGTGCTGAGCAGGAAAAGGGTGGTGCACATGGCGCAGCTGCCCCATCCCCTCCCAGACCAAGTCTGCAGAAGGCCACAGGCGAGGGGCCAAAATGGCCCCAGCCAGCTCTCAGGAGCCACTGCCGTCTGTCCTGCGGTTCCTGCTGGGGATGGATTAGGAGGCTCAAGCTGATTAGTGGGTCAGCGGCCGCGACCTTGTGAGGACTGATTAAGCTCGCTGGGCCCAGGTTCTCCCCTCCAGCGGTAGGGTCAAGGCGTGGAGTGTGGCATTGAGCACGTATTCGGAGTGTCAATCTGATGAGACTGGGCCTTGCTTGCAAGGAGCTGCCAGTCTAGACAAATGTGCTGTCAAGTACAATGACTGCAGTAGAGTGACCCAGGAGTTATTCAAGGCGCCTACAGGGCACTTTCAGAGTTGCAGGCATCAGGGCAAGGGCCTAAAGAGGAGCAAGGGCATCTGAATTTGCAGTGCGCAAGGCAGAGAAGCCCTCAGACAGAAGATGCTGCCGAAGCTACTGACATGAAAGCATGGAGCATCTGCCAGTAACTGCAAGGTGAGTGGAGGTGAAGCAATGATGTCACCGTGGAAGCatcaggagaggaggaagaaaggggagggaTATTCGAGAATGAAGCCAGAGAGATAGGGGAGACTCAACAGTGAAGGGCTGGCAGTTTTACCCTCTGGACAATCCTCTCCAAACTTTGCTGATTACACACCCTCTTCAGTAAAAGGCAGGATTCAAGTGTGCATTCACAAAATAGATAGGGGCAGCCACTTACAAATTATAGGCTAGACTACTCTACAGATTCATTCCTACATCATATGACTACATTACATTTGCAAAGGATGAGATATAAAATTTCTCCTATTTTCTTTCCACATCCCAAGGGGACCTGTTGGGCAGCCACTTGGTCACACCAACTTTGGGAAACTGTTGGGTGTGTATGCGGAGCATGGAGCCAGTCATGGCCATGCTGAGACATGGGTCTGGGAGTGATGTGAGAATCTGAACCTGCCCACTCCCCTCCACCCCCTCCAAGACCCCCAGGAGCCATTAGATTTTCCTTCCCTCAGCAAGGGGGAAGCAGTGTCAGAGGCACTGCCCCAAGGTCCCCCAGGCACCTGAACCCTGAGCTCCCAGGAAGGGCCCAGGCTGCAGCTGAGGCTGGCCAGGGTGAGTCCTCCTTGCCTCCCCCGGACCTTAAAGTCAGATTTTAAGAATAAATACACGAACCATAGCGAAAGCGCAGAGCCAACCCTTAGCAATGCTCGGGCAATGGGACATCAAGTCTTGAGTGAGGACGATGGTCACCGGGAGCCTGAGTGACATCTCTTCCTGACACTGCCAGGCCCTGTCTGGCCTCAGGCTGTCCACAGGACTGAGCAGCCGCTGCAGGGCAGGCACTATGGGATTCTCCCCCACCTCTGGCCCAATCTCACACTGCCCTGGACAGGGCCCACCAGGAGGAAGGATTTGCTTCCCCTAGGCCCAGAATCGGGCCCTTGGTGGTGGCTGAGGTGTCCCCAGCGGCCTGCGGCTTCCTCAAGACTTTTCGACCGCCAGGTCCCCTCTGCCCTATCCGGTGCCTCTCCAGACTTCCTCCGCCACCAGCTGGGCCAGAATTCAGGGCAGCGCCTGGTTCTTGCCTGTCCGTGTCATTCATAAGCCACGGGGGACTTCTGGCCGCCGCTGCCGCGTGCGTGCACCAAGGGCATGGAGGTGCTGGGGGGTAGGAAAGGGAGAGCAGGCCTCTGGCGCCCGAGGTCGGAGGTGCGCTCAAGTTCCGACAGCCGGGGCGGTGGGCGGGTGGGGGGAACGACCCGTGCTAACCCCTCAGAGCCTGGGCGTCCAGAGGTGTGGGAGTGGCGCCGCGGCCCCCAGCTGCTGGCtcgggggctgggggagaggccCGGGCGAGGGGAGCCCAGCTTGGTCCGCGGCGGCTGCCGGAGGGGCTCGCGTTCGCCCACACGGGCGGGCTGGCGGTCGGCCTTGCCGCGAAAGCTCGGGAGTGTTGGACTTTAAGTCAGTTCCCCGCCGCAGGAAGGGTCTGCACGCGCACACACGCGACGCCGCAAGCACTGGGACCCGGGACCCAGGGCTCCCAGCTCGCGCCCGCCCAGGCGCACTCCTGTGCGGCCCGCGCCGCCCAGCGCCGCGTGACCGCCCATTCCTCCGGGGACCCCCAGCGCCCCGGCCACACCTACCCGAGCCCCGCCCCGCGGTGCAACTCTGCCGTGGCCTGCGGGTGGGCGGGCGGCAGTCGCGTCGTCCCCACCCCGCGCAGCCTTCACCTTGCCGGCATTGGCTCACGCACACGGGGCTGGGGGTTTGGAGcggatttgtttttttaaacattttccagcAGACCACATCCCCGCCCCCCCGCTGGCGGTCCCCCGCCCCCCGCACATATACcctgcacacacgcacgcacacacacacacacacccggcgCGCACAGACACACGCTCCCTCCCTCCGCGCTCTACCCCTCGCCCGCCCGCCGCGCACGCAGCCGGCCCCGGCTCCTGgcgccccgcgccccgcgcccaGCGCCCCGCGCCCCGCCACCGCTGCCGCCGAGCAAAGCCGGGCTGGGCTTGGAGCTCCTCATGGAGAAAGTGCCAGGCGAGATGGAGATCGAGCGCAGGGAGAGGAGCGAGGAGCTGTCCGAGGCGGAGAGGAAGGCGGTGCAGGCTACGTGGGCCCGGCTCTATGCCAACTGCGAGGACGTGGGGGTGGCCATCCTGGTGAGGTAGGTGTCGCCCGGCCTGGCCGGGCCCTGGGCAGGGAGGGCGGTAGCGGCTCCGGGCAGAGGCGGGCTGGGCCCGGGTCCGAGCTCCAGCGCCACCTCCCCAGCCGCGAATGGGGCCGGTCCGAGGTCGGCGGGGCAGGCAGCGTGGGGCGCCTTGGGGTGAACGAAGCCTTGGTTGAGCCTTCCCTGGCTCCAGCGCGCTGCTCACCAGGAACTAGGAACCAGATGCAGGAGAGCACCtcattcctcctcctctccccggCCTCAGAACTCCTTGCTCGGCCAGCGACCCCAGACACCCAGTCAAGCTGTcagacacacacatttttctgGCCTTTCAAAGGGAGTAGCAGGGgctccccattttagagatgggaaaacCGAGGCTCAACTCAGAAGGGGGACAAAGAGGAGCAGACCCCTCTCTCCAGCTCCGCCGCTTGCCAGATTCAAAGCCTCTTGGAAGAACAGAGAGCAAAGAGCAGAGGTTGAGAAGGAGAGCACGGGGGTCCAGTGTTCCCGGCTGCCCTCTTCCTGCTGGATGGCATGGGCCAGCAGGAGCTCCCAGGGCGGGCACAGGGGAGTGGAGAAGCAAACAGTCCCCTAGGATACAATCCCTGCTGAGTTAGGAGGGtgaggggaagaagagagaagctTCAGGAGACAGGGCCTAACCCTAAAACCCCCCACCTAGGGAGGAAATGCAGTGGTTTGGGCTTAGGGGTCATTCAGGCACCACATGCCCCCGAGAAACCCACAAACAGAGAGCACCCCGTTCTTCACACACCTGTGCATAGAGCACACACACTATCCTCATAGAGGTGATGTGTCCAAGCCTCGAAAGCTAGTCACTGACTCTAGTTACAAATCCATGCTCTCTTCCCACACGTGCTGGTCGCTGGGGGTGCAGGCAGAGGAGCCCCAGACCATGCTCACCCTCAAGCCCCTGTTCTTGGCAGAGGAAAGTGGTCAAATCTAGGACAGAGTAGGGCAGCCTTGTCATGTGCAGACGGGGTGAAGCCTCACTCTGGAAGGGCAGCTTTAGTGCATGCCTGACTCCCAGGCCAGCTCCGTCTCCAGCTTCTTCTCCCTGTGGCCTCTCCCAAGCCTGGGACCTATCCAGTTCCACCATGATATGCCCTGATTCCAACTCAGAAGCAGATTTTGGTGGAAAAAGAGCAGGAAGCCTTTCTAAAGGTTCTGAGGAGTTACAGGAGCGCTCCTGAGGATAGGGCAGCTATCTCAGCAGCCCCCAGGCCCAGCAACACAGCCGGGAGTGGCAGGAAGCTAAGAGGGACAGTGGGATACTAGGGCCTCAGACGCTCGGAACCACTGATCCCCACACATGCTGGCACCCATACAAGCACACAGTGGGTAGCAGAGCCGCAGACGCGCCAGACTGCATCCTCGGAGGGCGCCGTCAGCTGCGTGTCAGCACCTGCAGCCCACCGGCCTCGCATGCATCTGGCACACTCATGTGTCACCATGAAGAAGTGAGGCAGGGTCTTCAGGACCTTGGAGGTTTTCTGTCCCAACCCCTGGCATGTACCTGTGCAGATACGTGGAGGAAGGGCTCACCATCCGCATCTCGGGGCACCACTGACCCTCCCCAGGAAGGGGACCAGGGAAGGGCACATGCCAAGGGGGAAATGAAACACCGAGACCAGGGCCATGTCTGGGCAGTCCGAGTTTTCAGCAaggatttctttctctctctacatCCCTCTTCCAGTTCCCCACTCCTGTCTCGCAgaggggcctgggcctgggctgggggaggTCATTACCAATGCGCTCAGTGCCCAGAGTAACCCCTCACTACTCTGACTCCACTTCTGTGTGGACTAGAGCCCAGCCCCAGGACAGCCTGGCCCAGCTTTGTCTCAGCCACTCCCTGCCAGCCCAAGCCCCGCAgggctttgctttcctttttctctcctcctgtctCTGTCCAGGGCCTGGgcagtgggggaaggggaggaaagggcTCCTGAAGGTCCCTCCTCAGATCCTAGGCCCGTCAGTCTTGACACACGCCCTGTCTTCCCACACACAACGTACACATCCTCAAGGTCAAGGCCCCAGCTGCAGCCCTCTGGCCAGCACTCTCACCTCTGCCCTccccactgtgccaggccagtgCTGTCAGCCCTTATGAGCCTGCAGGGCAGGAAGAAGACAACTGCACCTCCACATCCCCAACCTGGAGAAGTTGCCACGttggtgggggtggaggaggcgTTGCttttggagcctgaggcagaccCCACACTTCCATTCCCTGCTAAGGAGGAGACCAAGAGGGAACACCCACCCTCCCTCCTGGTTGTAACTCTGACACCTTCCTCCTCACACTCAGACAGGCCTATTTCAGGCTCTCTTGGAAGCCCAGATGTCTCTGGGAGCTGAGAAACTCCCCAGGGCTGGCTGTGGAGACTCCTCCCTGGCAGCACAGGCTGAGATCGGGAGGGTCTCAGGTGGAAACACCGCGGAGCCAGGAGGAAGGAGCCAGGCACATGGGCCCCAGGGGCGACAGAACCATGGAGGGTCTGGGTAGGGGCTCCCTGAGACTGTTGTTCCTCAGGGCCACAACCCGGTGGTGGGTGTTGAGGCAGGAGACACCTGGTTACCAGGCCACGATCCCCTGGCACAGCTGTCTCTCCAGGCAGTGTGGGGAAACTGTCAAAGTAGGGCCTGCCTGGGCCCTTTCCTGGCGCTGCCATCTACTTCGTTGGGCAATCTTGGACATCAATTCCTAATTCATAGGATGGGGATTAAAACAGTGCCTATCTCAGGAGAGAATTGCAAGGATTCGTGAGATCATAccgtaagtgctcaataaatgttcccTGTtctttcctcatcagtaaaatagaaGTAATACCTGCTTAGTTGTGACAATTAAATACAgtaacaggccgggcatggtggctcacacctgtaatcccagcactttgggaggctgaggcaggcagatcaccggaggtcaggagttcatcaccagcctggccagcatggtgaaaccctgtctctactaaaaagacaaaaattagccaggtgtggtggcgggtacctgtaatcccagctaacttgggagtctgaggcaggagaatcccttgaacccggtaggcagaggttgcagtgagccaagattgtgccactgcactccagcctggacaacagagtaagattctgtctcaaacagaaaaaagaaaagaaaaagtacaaaaacattgTAACACATcaggcaaatatatatatatatcattgttaatattttgtgtcagggtcttgctctgtcacccaagctggagtgcagtggtgccatcaaggttcactgcagcctccaatccTGGGCTCATGATGCGATCGGAtcttcctgctgcagcctcccaagtggctaggagtACAGATGgtcaccaccccacccagccaatttctttctttttttctggagacaggatctcactatgttgcccaggctagtctcgaactcctggcctcaagtgattttcctgccttggcctcccggagttctgggattacaggcataagccaccacacctggccttttattattattatcatcattatttcttttgattcagggtctcactctgtcacccaggctggagtgcaatggcacaatcttggctccctgcagccttgccctcctgggttcaagtgatcctctcactttagactcctgagtagctggaatcaaaggtgtgcgccaccatacctggctaattttttgtattttgtagagacagggtttgccacattgcccaggctggtctcaaatgcctgagctcaagcagtccacccaccttggcatcgtaaagtgctagaattacaggcgtgagccaccgtgcctggccatatcattattttttattgcaattgTAAAACCTCCAAAGTTTGAGATGCTCGTTTAAGTCCAAATTGGGTTTTTCACATTTGTCCCTCATTACAGTGCTTCTCCAGAAAATTCAATGTATTTTCAAACCCATCGCCTCACATGTCCTCACCCGTGTATCCATGAAGCAGTGAGCGGAGCCCTCCTCTCGCCCTTCTGCAGACAGGGAGCTTGGAAGCagtttgcccaagatcacagttGGCCTCTGGGAGGGGCCCTCCTGAGTCTCCACACAGACTGTGCCCTGGTCACTGTGCAAAGTTCCCCCGCCAATAGCAGCTCCACCACCAGCAGGGACGACCCGGCCAGATGCCCTCGCCACATCTGTTCTAGCCCTCACATCTGAGACTCGACTCCTGGCCAAAGGGCTGCTTCCGCAAATTATCAGCTCTCTCTGATCACAAAGGGGACACATGAAGGGGCAGAACCACCTGGAAGAACAGGTCCAGGACACTCCATACATTTTCTGGGGATTCACTGAAGTTATGTAAGTTCTGATTGAGTCCATGCCCGTGTCTCACATGATGTCCAGCCTCGACAGGGAGAGGAGGTACAAAAGTCAttgtcggccgggcgtggtggctcacacctgtaatcccagcactctgggaggctgaggcaggcggatcacctgaggtcaggaatttgagaccagcctccaacatggtgaaaccccatctctactaaaaatacaaaaaattagctagcagggcgtggtgatggatgcctgtagttccagctactcaggaagctgaggcaagagaatcacttgaacccaggaggcagaggttgcagtgagccaagattgcaccactgcactccagcctggtctctactaaaaatacaaaaaattagccaggagtggtgacagatgcctgtagtcccagctactcaggaagcgaaggcaagagaatcacttgaacccaggaggcagagattgcagtgagccaagattgcaccactgcactccagcctggacaacagagtgagactccatctcaaaaaaaaaaaagccgtcaTTTTCCACACTGCAGTGCCCCAGCTAGGGCAGGGGATCAGAGGGTGTGTGAGAGCCTTGGGATCCCGTCTGACAGGCTGGAAGGAGGGCAGGGAAGGTCACCTGAGTGGTGCCAATGGCCTCGGGGGCAAAGCATTTCgcctgggccagtctgctccaggTAAGGTATGTCTGACACAGGAAAAGGGTAGTAGAAAGGAATGTGGCTCACCCGAGGAACATTTTCCCAACGGTAAGTAAAGCCACTGAGCCAGGACAGGGATGATGTGAGTATAGTGGGGAATGTGGACATGAGTTTGAAGAAGTGGGTGGGGGACAGTTCAGAAGTCTGGAATGCTCGGTTAAGGAGTTTCGCTTTGGCAGACAATAGGGAGCCATTGAATGTTTTCGAGCATGAGCATGACTTCATGAAAGCAGTATTTTGGGAGAATCAGAACAGTTTCAGACCAACTGGAGAGGATTTAATTTCAGATCAACTCATGGTTCCAGAACCTGAGCTCTTACCCTCTCAGCTATGACTAGAGCAGGCCCTGAAGAGGGTGTAGAGTTTGGGAAGGAAGCAAGAAGCGAGGAAGACAGAGGCCTGGGAGAGGAAGCCACCAGCCTGAACAAGCCCGGCAGATAGACACGGCCAGACTTGGTAGGGGCAAGCCGGCTTGGCCAGAGCGAGAAGGGTCTATGCTGAGGTCTACGGATGGTAGTGAAAACAGTGATGGTGCAGGGGTGGGGGAGACTGGGGTCCACTTCTTCAGCCCCCACTGTCCTGGCAGCTTCAGGGTGGGCCCGAGGCAGCCTCCAGCTTTAGCAACCACCCCTGTTCCTCTTGCCAGGTTCTTTGTGAACTTCCCCTCGGCCAAGCAGTACTTCAGCCAGTTCAAGCACATGGAGGAACCCCTGGAGATGGAGCGGAGCCCCCAGCTGCGGAAGCACGCCTGCCGAGTCATGGGGGCCCTCAACACTGTCGTGGAGAACCTGCACGACCCCGACAAGGTGTCCTCTGTGCTGGCCCTTGTGGGGAAAGCCCATGCCCTCAAGCACAAGGTGGAGCCAGTGTACTTCAAGGTATGCGCCCTGATCTGCTGCAGAGCCGCCACCGCCCACACCTCATTGCCATCTGCAGCTCGCAGGCTCTGGGAGGGCTCCCTGGGGCAGCAGAGGTGATCCCCCGAGCGGCTGTGAGAGGGAAGGGCAGTGCCCAGCAGCAGGATGGAGGGGTTCAGTCCAGGGCAACCCTTGTCCTGAGAGCACTGGGTTCCCAAAGCTGCCAGACTGTTGTGTTAAGAATGAtcctcttggccgggcgcggtggctcaagcctgtaatcccagcactttgggaggccgagacgggcggatcacgaggtcaggagatcgagaccatcctggctaacacagtgaaaccccgtctctactaaaaaatacaaaaaaaaaaaacctagccgggcgaggtggcgggcgcctgtagtcccagctactcgggaggctgaggcaggagaatggcgtaaacccgggaggcggagcttatagtgagccgagatggtgccactgcactccagcctgggcgacagagcgagactccgtctcaaaaaaaaaaaaaaaaaaaaaagaatgatcctCTTGGCCACACATGGGGCAGAGGGGCCCGGGGGTTGCGGGACGCAGGGTGCCCAGGCGTTcactcccccttcctccctttgCCCCCAGATCCTCTCTGGGGTCATTCTGGAGGTGGTCGCCGAAGAATTTGCCAATGACTTCCCACCTGAGACGCAGAGAGCCTGGGCCAAGCTGCGTGGCCTCATCTACAGCCACGTGACCGCTGCCTACAAGGAagtgggctgggtgcagcagGTCCCCAACGCCACCACGTGAGGAGGCGGGCGAGGGTGGGCTGGGCAGCCTCCCCGCCATGTCCTATCCTGTCCTATCTCTCCTGGGGCCCT is part of the Chlorocebus sabaeus isolate Y175 chromosome 16, mChlSab1.0.hap1, whole genome shotgun sequence genome and encodes:
- the PRCD gene encoding photoreceptor disk component PRCD isoform X2, encoding MCTTLFLLSTLAMLWRRRFANRVQPEPSDVDGAARGSSVDADPQSSGREKEPLK
- the PRCD gene encoding photoreceptor disk component PRCD isoform X1, with product MCTTLFLLSTLAMLWRRRFANRVQPEPSDVDGAARGSSVDADPQSSGSSGPGSSPSPGGCCGSRSSSKRENGGKQH
- the CYGB gene encoding cytoglobin — protein: MEKVPGEMEIERRERSEELSEAERKAVQATWARLYANCEDVGVAILVRFFVNFPSAKQYFSQFKHMEEPLEMERSPQLRKHACRVMGALNTVVENLHDPDKVSSVLALVGKAHALKHKVEPVYFKILSGVILEVVAEEFANDFPPETQRAWAKLRGLIYSHVTAAYKEVGWVQQVPNATTPPATLPSSGP